In Bradysia coprophila strain Holo2 unplaced genomic scaffold, BU_Bcop_v1 contig_358, whole genome shotgun sequence, one DNA window encodes the following:
- the LOC119081869 gene encoding protein ABHD1 produces MISSLYWYSENIPRWHLIAICITGYVVYYLIEVVKRPILAVSDGAFKEFLLKNVPTIETKFWPTIWCVESRAQTVFASLLRSKIFPTIHYRREILTLKDGGEVALDWMEDDCEKSSPLILILPGLTGASQAEYIKCLVMAAQGIGVRTVVFNNRGLGGVELKTPRLYCAANIEDLSEVVNHIKKLNPDVRLGATGISMGGLILGNYMAEKGLAASKIFTACQIISVPWNVHKGSDSIEKPYLNSLLGQHLASNLCKTLNKCDVLKNGEFDMDIILQSKTIKEFDANFTSKHFGFEDVEHYYRTATLHDKLHKITTPLLCLSAADDPFQPLDAIPVDAALNSSHVAIVITARGGHIGFLEGIWPSLKDQYMGRLFSQYFAATLFEDKTFSGTSQQMMNEFKLKNVSTQSETMTGIM; encoded by the exons atGATTAGCAGTCTGTACTGGTACTCGGAGAATATACCGAGATGGCATTTAATAGCGATTTGTATAACAGGATATGTGGTGTATTATTTAATCGAAGTTGTTAAG CGTCCAATATTAGCAGTATCGGATGGAgcttttaaagaatttcttttaaaaaatgttcccactattgaaacaaaattttggccAACAATCTGGTGTGTTGAGAGCCGAGCCCAGACAGTATTTGCAAGCCTTTtacgatcaaaaattttcccaaCTATTCACTACAGgcg agaaattttaacattaaagGATGGAGGAGAAGTAGCACTAGATTGGATGGAAGACGATTGCGAAAAATCGTCTCCGTTAATTCTAATTCTGCCAGGACTAACCG GAGCATCGCAGGCTGAGTATATAAAATGCTTAGTTATGGCAGCCCAAGGTATCGGAGTTCGTACGGTGGTTTTCAACAATCGTGGCCTAG gCGGTGTGGAACTAAAAACTCCTCGTTTATACTGTGCTGCAAATATTGAAGATCTGTCAGAGGTGGTCAATCATATAAAGAAACTTAATCCGGATGTACGATTGGGTGCCACTGGAATTTCAATGGGCGGACTAATATTAGGCAATTATATGGCTGAGAAAGGTCTAGCAGCTAGCAAGATATTCACAGCATGTCAAATAATTTCCGTTCCATGGAATGTTCACAAAG GATCGGACAGCATTGAGAAGCCTTATTTAAATAGCCTTCTTGGCCAACATTTGGCTAGCAACTTGTGTAAAACTCTGAACAAATGTGATGTTTTAAAAAACGGTGAATTCGACATGGACATAATTCTTCAG AGTAAAACTATCAAGGAGTTCGATGCGAATTTCACCTCAAAGCATTTTGGTTTCGAAGATGTCGAACACTATTATAGAACCGCAACATTGCATGACAAATTACATAAGATAACCACTCCACTTCTTTGTCTGAGCGCAGCAGATGACCCCTTTCAACCATTAGACG CTATTCCGGTAGATGCTGCTTTAAATTCTTCTCATGTGGCTATCGTCATAACGGCTCGTGGCGGACACATTGGGTTTTTAGAAGGAATCTGGCCCAGCCTTAAAGATCAATACATGGGCCGGCTATTTAGTCAATATTTTGCGGCTACATTATTTGAAGATAAAACATTTAGTGGAACGTCTCAACAGATGATGAACGAATTCAAGCTCAAAAATGTTAGCACACAATCTGAAACAATGACAGGGATCATGTAA
- the LOC119081865 gene encoding phospholipase ABHD3-like translates to MFNSLYSYSENVQRWHLIAICIVGYVVYYLIEVVKHPTLAVSHGAFKEFLLKNVPSIESKFWPTIWCIESRAQTLVASALRQTIFPTIYYRREIFTLKDGGIVALDWMEDGCEKSSPLILILPGLTGESRHDYIRCLVMAAQSIGVRTVVFNNRGLAGVELKTPRLYCAANIEDLSEVVNHIKNQNPNVRLGATGISMGGLILGNYMAENGVEASNIFTACQIISVPWNVHKLSESIEKPYLNCLIGQYLTNNMSSTVNNYCEFLKLDKQEMDRIFQCKTIKQFDSHFTSKHFGYEDVEQYYRAASLHDKLHKITTPMLCLNAADDPLQPFDAIPISAALKSSHVAIVITARGGHIGFLEGMWPILKDQYISRIFSQYFAATLFDDADFGGTSEEMMHEFKLLNSGINSDLNSVDAMAD, encoded by the exons ATGTTCAACAGTTTGTACTCGTACTCGGAGAATGTGCAGAGATGGCATTTGATAGCAATATGTATAGTGGGATACGTGGTCTATTATTTAATTGAAGTTGTGAAG CACCCTACACTAGCTGTATCACATGGAGCGTTCAAAGAATTCCTGTTGAAGAATGTTCCTTCcattgaatcgaaattttggCCAACAATATGGTGTATTGAAAGTCGAGCTCAAACATTAGTAGCAAGTGCATTGcgacaaacaatttttccaacCATTTACTACAGACG tgaaattttcacattaaaggatGGTGGTATAGTTGCGCTGGATTGGATGGAAGACGGCTGTGAGAAGTCATCTCCACTCATTCTTATTTTACCAGGACTTACAG GAGAATCTCGTCACGACTATATCAGGTGCTTGGTTATGGCAGCGCAGAGTATCGGAGTTCGTACAGTAGTTTTTAACAATCGTGGATTAG CTGGAGTAGAACTGAAAACTCCTCGATTATATTGTGCTGCTAATATTGAAGATCTATCAGAGGTTGTAAAtcatataaaaaatcaaaatccgaACGTCCGACTGGGTGCAACTGGAATATCAATGGGCGGGCTGATATTAGGAAATTATATGGCCGAGAATGGCGTTGAAGCTAGTAACATATTCACAGCATGTCAAATAATTTCCGTTCCATGGAATGTTCACAAAT TATCCGAAAGCATTGAGAAGCCGTATTTGAATTGTCTGATTGGTCAATATCTAACGAATAATATGTCCAGCACTGTGAacaattattgtgaatttttgaaacttgATAAACAAGAAATGGACAGAATTTTTCAG TGCAAAACCATCAAACAATTCGATTCACATTTTACATCGAAACATTTTGGCTACGAAGATGTCGAACAATATTACAGGGCCGCATCATTACATGACAAATTACACAAGATAACTACACCAATGCTTTGCCTAAACGCTGCAGATGATCCGTTGCAACCATTTGATG CAATCCCGATAAGTGCTGCACTAAAATCATCGCATGTAGCTATCGTCATAACGGCTCGAGGAGGCCATATCGGATTTTTAGAAGGAATGTGGCCCATCTTAAAGGATCaatatatttcgagaatatttAGTCAATACTTTGCGGCTACTTTATTTGATGATGCTGATTTTGGTGGAACCTCTGAAGAGATGATGCATGAATTCAAGCTTTTGAATTCGGGAATAAACTCAGATTTGAATTCAGTTGACGCGATGgcagattaa
- the LOC119081867 gene encoding ribonucleoside-diphosphate reductase subunit M2 isoform X1 yields the protein MEKENISNNMARFSLKSPRKVLTEPSQIASKLPKLQSLDEPVKPNELTDTDMSIANKQSTSFDPQLEPLLRENPRRFVIFPIQYEDVWQMYKKAEASFWTVEEVDLSKDTVDWENKLNENERKFISHVLAFFAASDGIVNENLVERFSQEVQITEARCFYGFQIAMENVHSEMYSILIDTLIKDKNERDYLFNAIETLPCVKKKADWALQWIGSKTANFGERIIAFAAVEGIFFSGSFASIFWLKKRGLMPGLTFSNELISRDEGLHCDFACLMFKHLQQKPTDERIIEIIREAVKIEQEFLSIALPVSMLGMNCGLMCEYIEFVADRLLNELNVEKIYNTKNPFSFMELISLEGKTNFFEKKVGEYQKQGVMANNSDSVFTLDADF from the exons atggaaaaagaaaatatttccaataacATGGCTCGCTTCTCATTGAAG AGTCCGAGAAAAGTTTTAACAGAACCGTCGCAGATCGCATCCAAACTACCAAAACTACAGTCTCTCGATGAACCAGTCAAACCCAATGAGTTAACGGATACTGACATGTCTATCGCCAACAAACAATCGACTTCATTCGATCCGCAATTGGAGCCACTACTTCGTGAAAATCCTCGgcgttttgttatttttccCATTCAATATGAGGATGTCTGGCAAATGTATAAAAAG GCCGAGGCATCGTTTTGGACAGTCGAAGAAGTGGATCTCAGTAAAGATACGGTAGATTGGGAGAATAAACTGAACGAAAATGAGCGCAAGTTTATCAGTCACGTACTTGCCTTTTTTGCCGCATCCGATGGTATCGTCAACGAAAATTTAGTGGAACGATTCAGCCAAGAAGTGCAGATCACCGAGGCTCGTTGCTTTTACGgttttcaaattgcaatggaAAATGTCCATTCCGAAATGTACAGCATCTTAATCGACACTTTGATTAAGGACAAAAATGAGAG GGATTACTTATTCAACGCCATCGAAACGCTTCCTTGTGTAAAGAAGAAAGCTGATTGGGCACTACAATGGATCGGCAGCAAAACGGCCAATTTCGGTGAACGTATTATCGCTTTTGCAGCAGTGGAGGGTATTTTCTTCAGTGGCAGCTTTGCATCGATTTTCTGGTTGAAAAAGAGGGGCTTAATGCCTGGTTTGACATTCTCGAACGAGTTGATCTCACGCGACGAAGGATTACACTGTGACTTTGCATGTTTGATGTTCAaacatttgcaacaaaaaccAACTGACGAAagaataattgaaattattcgAGAAGCTGTGAAGATTGAACAGGAATTCTTATCGATTGCATTACCTGTGTCTATGTTGGGCATGAATTGTGGGTTAATGTGCGAATATATTGAGTTTGTTGCTGATCGACTGCTCAATGAACTGAATGTTGAAAAG ATCTACAACACCAAGAATCCATTCAGTTTTATGGAGTTGATCTCATTGGAAGGCAAGACAAATTTCTTCGAGAAGAAGGTTGGCGAATACCAAAAGCAAGGAGTTATGGCTAATAACAGTGACAGTGTGTTCACTCTGGACGCAGACTTTTAA
- the LOC119081867 gene encoding ribonucleoside-diphosphate reductase subunit M2 isoform X2, translated as MSIANKQSTSFDPQLEPLLRENPRRFVIFPIQYEDVWQMYKKAEASFWTVEEVDLSKDTVDWENKLNENERKFISHVLAFFAASDGIVNENLVERFSQEVQITEARCFYGFQIAMENVHSEMYSILIDTLIKDKNERDYLFNAIETLPCVKKKADWALQWIGSKTANFGERIIAFAAVEGIFFSGSFASIFWLKKRGLMPGLTFSNELISRDEGLHCDFACLMFKHLQQKPTDERIIEIIREAVKIEQEFLSIALPVSMLGMNCGLMCEYIEFVADRLLNELNVEKIYNTKNPFSFMELISLEGKTNFFEKKVGEYQKQGVMANNSDSVFTLDADF; from the exons ATGTCTATCGCCAACAAACAATCGACTTCATTCGATCCGCAATTGGAGCCACTACTTCGTGAAAATCCTCGgcgttttgttatttttccCATTCAATATGAGGATGTCTGGCAAATGTATAAAAAG GCCGAGGCATCGTTTTGGACAGTCGAAGAAGTGGATCTCAGTAAAGATACGGTAGATTGGGAGAATAAACTGAACGAAAATGAGCGCAAGTTTATCAGTCACGTACTTGCCTTTTTTGCCGCATCCGATGGTATCGTCAACGAAAATTTAGTGGAACGATTCAGCCAAGAAGTGCAGATCACCGAGGCTCGTTGCTTTTACGgttttcaaattgcaatggaAAATGTCCATTCCGAAATGTACAGCATCTTAATCGACACTTTGATTAAGGACAAAAATGAGAG GGATTACTTATTCAACGCCATCGAAACGCTTCCTTGTGTAAAGAAGAAAGCTGATTGGGCACTACAATGGATCGGCAGCAAAACGGCCAATTTCGGTGAACGTATTATCGCTTTTGCAGCAGTGGAGGGTATTTTCTTCAGTGGCAGCTTTGCATCGATTTTCTGGTTGAAAAAGAGGGGCTTAATGCCTGGTTTGACATTCTCGAACGAGTTGATCTCACGCGACGAAGGATTACACTGTGACTTTGCATGTTTGATGTTCAaacatttgcaacaaaaaccAACTGACGAAagaataattgaaattattcgAGAAGCTGTGAAGATTGAACAGGAATTCTTATCGATTGCATTACCTGTGTCTATGTTGGGCATGAATTGTGGGTTAATGTGCGAATATATTGAGTTTGTTGCTGATCGACTGCTCAATGAACTGAATGTTGAAAAG ATCTACAACACCAAGAATCCATTCAGTTTTATGGAGTTGATCTCATTGGAAGGCAAGACAAATTTCTTCGAGAAGAAGGTTGGCGAATACCAAAAGCAAGGAGTTATGGCTAATAACAGTGACAGTGTGTTCACTCTGGACGCAGACTTTTAA
- the LOC119081864 gene encoding ubiquitin-conjugating enzyme E2 N, translating to MAALSRRIIKETVRLLQEPVPGISAVPDENNARYFHVIVTGPSDSPFEGGLFKLELFLPEDYPMSAPKVRFITKIYHPNIDRLGRICLDILKDKWSPALQIRTVLLSIQALLSAPNPDDPLANDVAELWKVSESEAIKNAKEWTQRYAMGN from the exons atggCCGCATTATCTCGTCGTATTATTAAAGAAACGGTGCGACTTCTTCAGGAGCCCGTACCCGGAATTTCAGCCGTTCCCGACGAGAATAATGCCAGATACTTTCACGTCATCGTAACTGGACCGTCAGACTCACCATTCGAGGGTGGTCTCTTCAAATTGGAACTCTTTCTGCCTGAAGATTATCCAATGTCCGCACCAAAAGTTCGgttcatcacaaaaatttatcatcCAAACATTGATCGCTTGGGTAGAATATGTCTcgatattttgaaagataaaTGGAGCCCGGCCCTACAAATTAGAACGGTTTTGCTTTCAATTCAAG CTTTGCTTAGTGCCCCAAATCCCGATGATCCTTTGGCCAATGATGTTGCCGAATTATGGAAAGTCAGTGAATCAGAAGCAATCAAAAACGCTAAGGAATGGACTCAACGATACGCTATGgggaattga
- the LOC119081866 gene encoding phospholipase ABHD3-like produces MSSWLLLAGFAIGYVMYYLTEIVKRPKLAVAEGAFKDFLLKHVPSMQSKFWPTIWCVESRAQTVFASILRSTVFPTIHYRREILTLNDGGEVALDWMEEGCKKLSPLILILPGLSGDSHSDYVRCLVVAAQGIGVRTVIFNNRGLGGVKLKTPRLYCASNIDDLSEVVNHIKQLNPGVRLGATGISMGGLVLGNYIAEKSEESSKTFTACQVISVPWNVQKGSDSIETPYLNSLLSQHSARNLCKTLSKGDVLRNGEFDIDAILQSKSIKEFDSSFTSKHFGFKDVEHYYGTATLHDKLHMMSTPLLGLSAADDPFQPLNDIPVNAAQNSSHVAILVTTRGGHIGFLNGIWPIGKDQYIARVFSQYFAATLFDDINFSSTAQQMQQEYLNASKKSEATV; encoded by the exons atgtcgaGTTGGCTCTTATTAGCTGGTTTCGCAATAGGATACGTTATGTATTATTTAACTGAAATTGTGAAG CGTCCAAAACTAGCTGTAGCAGAAGGAGCCTTTAAAGACTTTTTGTTGAAACATGTCCCCTCTATGCAATCGAAATTTTGGCCGACCATATGGTGTGTTGAAAGTCGAGCCCAGACAGTATTTGCTAGCATTTTGAGGTCAACAGTTTTCCCGACCATCCACTACAGACG AGAAATTTTAACGTTAAATGATGGTGGAGAAGTTGCACTGGATTGGATGGAAGAAGGTTGTAAGAAATTATCTCCACTTATCCTTATTTTGCCAGGACTTTCAG GAGATTCTCATAGCGATTATGTTAGGTGTTTAGTGGTAGCGGCACAAGGAATTGGCGTTCGTACAGTAATTTTCAACAATCGTGGTTTAG GTGgtgtaaaactaaaaactccTCGTTTATATTGTGCTTCAAATATCGACGATCTATCAGAGGTTGTAAATCATATAAAGCAACTCAATCCTGGTGTACGGTTGGGTGCGACTGGAATATCGATGGGGGGATTGGTTTTAGGCAATTATATAGCTGAGAAAAGCGAAGAATCAAGTAAGACATTCACAGCATGTCAAGTAATTTCTGTTCCATGGAATGTTCAAAAAG GATCCGATAGCATTGAGACACCTTATTTGAATAGTCTGCTTAGTCAACACTCAGCGAGAAACTTATGTAAAACACTGAGCAAGGGTGATGTATTAAGAAATGGGGAATTCGATATAGATGCAATTCTACAG AGTAAATCTATAAAGGAATTCGACTCAAGTTTTACTTCAAAACACTTTGGTTTCAAAGACGTTGAACATTATTATGGAACAGCGACATTACACGACAAACTGCATATGATGTCCACTCCACTTCTTGGCCTTAGTGCCGCTGACGATCCTTTTCAACCATTAAATG ATATTCCAGTAAATGCAGCGCAGAATTCTTCTCACGTAGCTATATTAGTAACAACCAGAGGAGGACACATTGGGTTCTTGAACGGAATTTGGCCCATTGGGAAAGATCAATATATTGCCCGAGTTTTCAGTCAATACTTTGCTGCTACATTATTTGATGATATAAATTTCAGTTCAACGGCTCAACAAATGCAACAAGAATATTTAAATGCTAGCAAAAAATCTGAAGCTACTGTGTAA
- the LOC119081860 gene encoding peroxisomal targeting signal 1 receptor-like, protein MSLRELVEPDCQGANSLMRLGNHIRHDTAYKDVGFGPSTSSFVNRPHEFNGSDQLVQEFLGQIAPPQSFQMDALLQEMRDIDTQSFHNRIVQRPPLVIEEVNNGFDWANEFSTVNHQFPPNVDEFAAIESKHLNEFWNQSVQNIPTVVGPLNSKPWETEFLDVSESLQQMNIAGNVRLNDSSLGSEDSDQFKYSEFMRFMQNVDDNQIGIENSQELGATAKDWVSDFNSLKISPEAEEGENYNNQFWNRLQDEWKNISSENDEAHPWTSEFNEFHDPYKEYMFDEENPMTDMENAFEKGKLFLAQGDIPSAVLCFESAVKQDPNNAEIWALLGTSQAENEKDPNAIAALKRSLELNPNNASVMMSLAVSFTNESLQIQALEMLVNWLKCNEMYRHLIPLSMMSSNDDGAASMTARGPDLKEVQQLYLKAVQQKHPTIDPDIQEALGVLFNLSSEYDKAVDCFNAALHVRPDNAKTWNRLGASLANGNRSTEAVNAYQRALAIEPGFIRARYNVGIICINLKAYNEAAEHFLQALNMQADSLTRSGLHQTKPSNQMSETIWSTLRMAISLMGRMNLQSAVDDRNLTALNEAFNLNDSPKQFIPMRFSS, encoded by the exons ATGTCTCTGAGGGAATTGGTAGAACCTGACTGTCAGGGTGCTAATTCCTTGATGCGGCTCGGTAACCATATTCGACATGATACCGCATACAAAGATGTGGGCTTTGGTCCAAGTACGTCGTCGTTCGTGAACCGACCACATGAATTCAATGGGTCCGATCAACTGGTCCAAGAATTCCTTGGACAAATAGCTCCGCCTCAGTCATTTCAAATGGATGCATTACTTCAAGAGATGCGAGATATCGATACACAATCCTTTCATAATCGAATAGTACAACGGCCTCCACTGGTCATCGAAGAAGTGAATAATGGATTTGATTGGGCGAATGAGTTTTCGACTGTAAATCATCAATTTCCTCCGAATGTTGACGAATTTGCTGCTATTGAAAGTaaacatttaaatgaattttggaATCAAAGCGTGCAAAATATCCCTACCGTTGTCGGACCATTAAACAGTAAACCGTGGGAGACTGAATTTCTCGATGTTAGTGAATCGCTGCAGCAAATG AACATTGCTGGTAATGTGCGATTGAACGATTCGTCATTGGGCAGTGAAGATTCCGATCAATTCAAATATTCAGAGTTCATGAGATTCATGCAAAATGTAGATGACAATCAGATTGGAATTGAAAATTCGCAAGAGTTAGGTGCTACTGCTAAGGACTGGGTTAGTGACTTCAATTCACTGAAGATATCTCCAGAAG CTGAAGAAGGCGAAAACTACAACAATCAGTTCTGGAACCGATTGCAGGAcgaatggaaaaatatttccagtGAAAACGACGAGGCTCATCCGTGGACATCAGAGTTTAATGAATTTCATGATCCATACAAG GAGTACATGTTCGATGAAGAAAACCCAATGACTGATATGGAAAATGCCTTCGAAAAAGGGAAATTATTCTTAGCACAAGGTGACATTCCCAGTGCTGTTTTATGTTTTGAATCTGCTGTGAAACAAGATCCAAACAATGCTGAAATTTGGGCGCTTTTAGGAACATCACAGGCTG AGAACGAAAAAGATCCGAACGCTATAGCCGCATTGAAACGATCACTCGAACTAAATCCCAATAATGCGAGTGTCATGATGTCATTAGCAGTTTCGTTCACCAATGAAAGTTTACAAATTCAGGCGCTAGAAATGTTAGTAAATTGGTTGAAGTGCAACGAAATGTACCGCCATCTCATTCCTTTATCGATGATGTCTTCCAATGATGACGGTGCAGCGAGTATGACTGCCCGTGGACCTGACTTGAAAGAGGTCCAACAACTATATCTGAAGGCTGTgcaacaaaagcatccgaccATTGACCCGGACATTCAGGAAGCATTGGGCGTGCTATTTAATTTATCATCCGAATATGACAAAGCGGTAGACTGTTTTAATGCTGCATTACACGTGCGCCCGGACAATGCAAAAACGTGGAATCGTCTTGGTGCTAGCTTAGCCAATGGCAATCGCTCTACGGAAGCTGTCAATGCATATCAACGGGCTTTGGCCATTGAACCGGGTTTTATTCGAGCGCGATACAATGTTGGGATTATTTGCATCAATTTGAAAGCCTACAACGAAGCGGCTGAACATTTTCTGCAAGCACTGAATATGCAAGCTGATTCGTTGACCCGGTCTGGATTACATCAAACGAAACCATCCAATCAAATGTCCGAAACAATTTGGAGTACATTACGTATGGCAATATCGTTGATGGGTCGTATGAATTTACAGTCGGCTGTGGATGATCGTAATTTGACAGCGTTGAATGAAGCATTCAATTTGAACG ATTCACCGAAGCAGTTCATTCCGATGAGATTTTCATCGtaa
- the LOC119081861 gene encoding coagulation factor X-like, translated as MEGLFLLFFVLIVGSQAVPFSRVANGEISSNANHACMVLVIRSELKDTGTAVLGSGSIVSRRHVLTAAHLLYGEKNTYQINFFIERSRRSFQSTFSIIHENYDEDTYHSDIGLIFLQGVDYFSVLNVIPISTVDVPVSVVGTVTGYGFTSETSRTASLEPMSANQTVTAYCVFSDFEAAETHFCALDSASSSIICPGDNGAGLYIKNTTTGANELIGVASRIMKGCSKTDYTGYTRLSLFATWVNEITNM; from the exons ATGGAAGGAttatttttactattttttgtgCTCATTGTGGGATCGCAGGCAGTTCCCTTTAGCCGGGTAGCAAATGGAGAAATATCCAGCAATGCTAATCATGCATGTATGGTACTTGTCATTCGGTCAGAATTGAAAGATACGGGTACTGCAGTCCTAGGAAGTGGTTCTATCGTATCAAGACGACACGTTCTCACAGCGGCTCACTTACTGTACGGAGAAAAAAACACCTATCAgataaatttctttattgaACGCTCTCGCCGTTCATTTCAATCCACTTTTTCGATTATTCATGAGAACTATGATGAAGATACCTACCATAGCGACATTGGCCTGATATTTCTTCAGGGAGTGGATTATTTCTCTGTACTTAATGTTATTCCAATTTCCACTGTGGATGTACCAGTATCAGTAGTTGGTACAGTGACAGGATATGGATTCACATCAGAAACGTCGAGAACTGCTTCACTTGAACCCATGTCGGCTAATCAAACTGTTACTGCTTATTGCGTTTTTAGTGATTTCGAAGCGGCTGAAACTCATTTTTGTGCATTGGATTCTGCATCATCAAGCATTATTTGTCCAGGAGACAATG GTGCAGGATTATACATTAAAAATACTACCACCGGAGCAAATGAACTG ATTGGTGTTGCATCTCGAATTATGAAAGGATGCTCAAAGACAGACTACACTGGCTACACACGCCTTTCACTATTTGCAACCTGGGTCAATGAAATAACCAATATGTAA